One Planktothrix sp. FACHB-1365 genomic window carries:
- a CDS encoding di-heme oxidoredictase family protein: MQTLSLKYPPRKPIKFLIIFAITILGGITLSHLWHFQNLFQPEIPLAGGETTVFNRSSSSFEQPLANLGEAGKKKHTESNTAFEANFVTKPAQIHPGLGPFFNNASCAGCHLKNGRGLPEPGQLLVRVSAPKINPIQPGNYHLEGSIKLDNMPPVLGLGTQIQDFAIYGQKPEATVNIEWQEKTGEYGDGTSYELRSPQPKITLPNGQPIATDIQKSLRIPPPVFGLGLLEAVPEQTILNLADPQDKNHDGISGKVNRVWDVQKQSQALGRFGLKAGNPTLIQQNAGAYVNDMGITNPLFTEGEKQTDIDQKTLDLTTFYVQTLAVPARTLLDDLQVKRGETLFTQANCVSCHLPTLKTGNHAVKELANQTIHPYTDLLLHDLGPGLADNRPEFQASGTEWRTPALWGIGLTQTISPYSGYLHDGRARTLEEAILWHGGEAETAKEAFRTLNQKDREALVRFLQSL, encoded by the coding sequence ATGCAAACTCTATCCTTAAAATATCCTCCTAGAAAACCGATTAAATTTTTAATCATTTTCGCCATTACAATTTTAGGAGGAATTACCCTATCTCATCTTTGGCATTTTCAAAATTTGTTTCAACCCGAAATCCCTTTAGCAGGAGGAGAAACAACGGTATTTAACCGCAGTTCTAGTAGTTTTGAGCAACCCTTAGCTAATTTAGGTGAAGCTGGAAAGAAAAAACATACAGAATCTAATACTGCTTTTGAGGCGAATTTTGTCACCAAACCTGCACAAATTCATCCTGGGTTAGGGCCTTTTTTTAATAATGCCTCCTGTGCAGGATGTCATCTGAAAAATGGTCGAGGTTTACCCGAACCTGGACAATTATTAGTCAGAGTCAGCGCACCTAAAATTAATCCAATTCAACCCGGTAATTATCATTTAGAAGGGTCGATTAAACTTGATAATATGCCTCCTGTTTTGGGACTGGGAACCCAAATTCAAGATTTCGCCATTTATGGACAAAAGCCTGAAGCTACAGTTAATATAGAATGGCAAGAAAAAACGGGTGAATATGGCGATGGTACATCTTATGAATTGCGATCGCCTCAACCCAAAATTACCCTTCCTAATGGTCAACCCATTGCAACAGATATTCAAAAATCATTAAGAATTCCACCCCCTGTTTTTGGTTTGGGTTTATTAGAAGCAGTTCCTGAACAAACGATTTTAAATTTGGCTGATCCTCAAGATAAAAATCACGATGGAATTTCAGGAAAAGTCAATCGAGTTTGGGATGTTCAAAAACAATCACAAGCATTAGGACGGTTTGGTTTAAAAGCTGGAAATCCAACCTTAATTCAACAAAATGCGGGAGCTTATGTGAATGATATGGGAATTACAAACCCCTTATTTACTGAAGGTGAAAAACAAACGGATATTGATCAAAAAACTTTAGACTTAACAACATTCTATGTCCAGACTTTAGCCGTGCCCGCCCGAACATTATTAGATGATCTCCAAGTCAAACGCGGCGAAACTTTATTTACTCAAGCGAATTGTGTTTCCTGCCATTTACCCACCTTAAAAACTGGGAATCATGCGGTTAAAGAATTAGCTAATCAAACCATTCATCCCTATACGGATTTATTATTACATGATTTAGGCCCAGGATTAGCTGATAACCGCCCGGAATTTCAAGCGTCAGGAACAGAATGGCGCACCCCGGCTTTATGGGGAATTGGGTTAACTCAAACCATTTCTCCCTATTCCGGCTATTTGCATGATGGTCGGGCGCGAACCCTCGAAGAAGCGATATTATGGCATGGGGGAGAAGCTGAAACCGCTAAAGAAGCATTCAGAACCCTGAACCAGAAAGACCGAGAGGCGTTAGTCCGCTTTTTGCAGTCGTTGTAA
- the rpmF gene encoding 50S ribosomal protein L32 — MAVPKKKMSRSRRDMRKATWKRKARLQAEKALSLGKSVLTGRSTGFYYPIDDAEEGDEE, encoded by the coding sequence ATGGCTGTACCCAAGAAGAAAATGTCCAGGTCAAGACGCGATATGCGGAAGGCGACTTGGAAGCGGAAAGCAAGACTACAAGCTGAAAAAGCGTTATCCCTCGGTAAGTCTGTTCTCACAGGTCGTTCTACAGGATTCTACTATCCCATTGACGACGCAGAAGAAGGCGACGAAGAATAA
- a CDS encoding AAA family ATPase, with product MKKLSLTNLGQIKTADIEFGDLTLFIGSQATGKSILLQLIKLLLDSGDIVHTIKKNGYDWGGDINNLIEFYFGDGMRNLWSKNTEIYSNDKSIDLDQLLNENSRKKEQLFFMPAQRVLTLENGWPRLFRSFNGAPYVVRNFSEHLLLLMQQGLGNKGSPIFPQKGRLKQELRDALDQSIFHGAQVELNTTGMSKSIHINMNGNRLSFMSWSAGQREFMPLLLGLYWLMPISKASKKSDIDWVVIEEPEMGLHPQAILSVILMCLELLYRGYRLLISTHSPVLLEAVWAIRFLREQNPDIKYLYKLFALKQSVPTTKLFETILNHKTFSTYYFDQTEDGVYVRNISSLDPFDPDPAIANWGGLTSFSSQASDVVSQAIQEKE from the coding sequence ATGAAAAAACTTAGCCTTACTAATCTAGGACAAATTAAAACAGCAGATATAGAATTTGGCGATTTAACTCTATTTATTGGCTCTCAAGCTACTGGTAAAAGTATTTTATTGCAATTAATAAAACTCTTACTTGATAGTGGAGATATTGTACATACGATCAAAAAAAATGGCTATGACTGGGGAGGAGATATCAATAACTTAATCGAGTTTTATTTCGGAGATGGAATGCGAAATCTCTGGAGTAAAAACACAGAAATATATAGCAATGACAAAAGTATAGATTTAGACCAATTATTGAATGAAAATAGTCGCAAAAAAGAGCAGCTTTTCTTTATGCCAGCCCAGCGTGTGCTAACTCTTGAAAATGGATGGCCTCGATTGTTTCGGAGCTTCAATGGAGCTCCCTATGTCGTTCGCAATTTTAGCGAGCATTTATTGCTACTCATGCAACAAGGTTTGGGTAATAAAGGTAGCCCAATCTTTCCTCAGAAAGGTCGTCTTAAACAAGAACTTCGTGATGCACTCGATCAGAGTATTTTTCACGGTGCTCAGGTAGAACTTAACACCACTGGAATGAGTAAAAGCATCCACATTAATATGAATGGAAATCGCTTATCCTTCATGTCTTGGTCTGCTGGACAACGAGAATTTATGCCTTTACTTCTAGGTCTTTATTGGCTAATGCCGATATCAAAAGCATCTAAAAAGTCTGATATAGATTGGGTCGTCATTGAAGAACCTGAAATGGGGTTGCATCCTCAAGCAATTTTATCAGTAATTTTGATGTGCTTGGAACTTTTATATCGAGGATATCGCTTACTTATTTCAACTCATTCTCCTGTCCTTTTAGAAGCGGTTTGGGCTATTCGTTTCTTACGCGAACAGAATCCTGATATAAAATATCTTTATAAACTTTTTGCTCTGAAGCAGTCTGTCCCAACTACAAAATTATTTGAGACTATTCTCAATCATAAGACTTTTTCGACCTACTATTTTGACCAAACAGAAGACGGTGTTTATGTCCGTAATATTTCATCTTTAGATCCATTTGATCCTGACCCTGCGATCGCCAACTGGGGGGGATTAACTAGCTTTAGTAGTCAAGCATCGGATGTTGTTTCCCAAGCGATTCAGGAGAAGGAATGA
- a CDS encoding RimK family alpha-L-glutamate ligase gives MLNNIRLLLQACQNLNIDYEILHSHENLVKIKLDKNYYFCNYSTPFVDQSVFKILKDKEYTYSILKGKINIPKTIGFLSPFCDQKYQEYLQFKTSPDIAREIERIFKFPVIVKRNSGSSGQNVFLCQDLEEIETGLTRIFNIHDKNYDYVAVAQEYILIHREYRAVFLNQKLILLYEKDISQARFIGNLSPLHWEGAQAKYINDDKIISEIETFCQPIFKELSLDYTGLDIAVDEQNQYWFIEANSHPNYDIFTRDNGSELAVQVFEKMLKFLASKRGNRE, from the coding sequence ATGTTAAATAATATTCGGCTATTACTTCAAGCTTGTCAAAACCTCAATATTGATTATGAAATTCTCCATAGTCATGAAAATTTAGTCAAAATTAAGCTCGATAAAAATTACTATTTCTGTAATTATAGTACACCTTTTGTTGACCAATCTGTTTTTAAAATTCTCAAGGATAAGGAATACACTTACTCGATTTTAAAGGGGAAAATTAATATCCCGAAAACAATAGGCTTTCTTTCCCCATTTTGTGATCAAAAATATCAAGAGTATTTACAGTTTAAAACCAGTCCTGATATTGCTCGTGAAATCGAGAGAATTTTTAAATTTCCAGTGATTGTTAAACGCAATTCTGGTTCCAGTGGACAGAATGTTTTTTTATGTCAAGATCTTGAAGAAATTGAAACAGGATTAACCAGAATTTTTAATATTCATGATAAAAATTATGATTATGTTGCTGTCGCTCAAGAATATATTTTAATTCACCGGGAATATCGAGCCGTTTTTTTAAATCAAAAATTAATATTACTGTATGAAAAAGATATTAGTCAGGCAAGATTTATCGGGAATTTAAGCCCTTTACATTGGGAAGGAGCGCAAGCTAAATATATTAATGATGATAAAATTATATCAGAGATTGAAACCTTTTGTCAACCTATTTTTAAAGAATTAAGTTTAGATTATACGGGGTTAGATATTGCGGTAGATGAACAGAACCAATATTGGTTTATTGAGGCTAACTCCCATCCCAATTATGATATTTTTACTAGAGATAACGGATCAGAACTCGCTGTCCAAGTCTTTGAAAAAATGCTGAAATTTTTAGCTTCTAAAAGAGGGAACAGGGAATAG
- a CDS encoding DUF2157 domain-containing protein, with translation MINEKFRRQLRQEAKLWQEEQLIDDSLYQQLATRYQFDHLETAASSRFVMILIGLGSILLGLGVITFVAANWQDWSKAVKVILLLSLFIGVNAAGFYLWKQPSDSFQVGRKRRLGEGLLLFGGLILGANIALMGQIFHQSGSAYELFLVWGIGVLVMSYSLQITSLGFLGLLLYGIGYWTGTSDLFSQQEFSILHLVLEHTPLIAGFLFISLAYWCQSRVLFVMTLLILIPALQISIIPLFNSDLPQGLLFALLFIFTPALLWGYDDTLWPNVDSRRFQPLARTLSIILLAVLFFSLSFNGFWNNFPLTDSNDLIPISNFVLIDFVFFLGILFLEWFQLVKPTAIHPNKWRFDSVTSVIVGFLGLTGLICFWHLQIHPISELATFLFNVQMFLLATGLIRIGLAQTQRFAFWGGMILLVSQIMSRTFEYNTELILKAFVFTLCGVGVIVAGLWFERHLLAVAKTQNR, from the coding sequence ATGATTAATGAAAAATTCCGACGTCAACTTCGCCAAGAAGCCAAACTTTGGCAGGAAGAACAACTCATTGATGATTCTCTATATCAACAGTTAGCAACACGCTATCAATTTGATCATCTTGAAACCGCCGCCAGTAGTCGGTTTGTGATGATTTTAATCGGTTTAGGCAGCATTCTATTAGGTTTAGGTGTAATTACTTTTGTGGCTGCGAATTGGCAAGACTGGTCAAAAGCCGTTAAAGTCATTCTGCTTCTGAGTTTATTTATTGGAGTCAATGCGGCTGGTTTCTATTTATGGAAACAGCCATCAGATTCTTTTCAAGTGGGAAGAAAACGACGTTTAGGAGAAGGATTATTACTTTTTGGCGGATTAATTTTAGGGGCAAATATTGCCTTAATGGGACAAATTTTTCATCAAAGTGGTTCTGCTTATGAACTCTTTCTGGTGTGGGGAATTGGGGTATTAGTCATGTCCTATAGTCTGCAAATCACTTCTTTAGGATTTTTAGGACTACTATTGTATGGAATAGGATATTGGACAGGAACTTCTGATTTATTCTCACAGCAAGAATTTTCTATCTTACATTTAGTGTTAGAACATACCCCGTTAATTGCCGGATTTTTGTTTATTTCCCTGGCTTATTGGTGTCAGTCCCGTGTCCTATTCGTGATGACATTACTGATTCTAATTCCGGCTTTACAGATTAGTATTATTCCCTTGTTTAATTCCGATTTACCCCAAGGGTTACTATTCGCTTTGTTATTCATCTTTACTCCCGCTTTACTGTGGGGTTATGATGATACTTTGTGGCCGAATGTTGATAGTAGACGCTTTCAACCTTTAGCGCGAACCCTATCCATTATTCTGTTAGCCGTTTTATTTTTTAGTCTCTCGTTTAACGGGTTTTGGAATAACTTTCCTTTAACAGATTCTAACGATTTAATTCCGATTAGCAACTTTGTTTTAATTGATTTCGTCTTCTTTTTAGGCATTCTATTTTTAGAATGGTTCCAACTGGTTAAACCGACTGCTATTCATCCCAATAAATGGCGGTTTGATTCCGTTACCAGTGTAATTGTAGGATTTTTAGGATTAACTGGATTAATCTGTTTTTGGCATTTACAAATTCATCCTATTTCTGAACTTGCAACATTTTTGTTTAACGTTCAGATGTTTTTATTAGCAACGGGATTAATTAGAATTGGACTCGCCCAAACTCAACGCTTTGCCTTTTGGGGGGGAATGATTTTATTAGTTTCTCAAATTATGAGTCGCACCTTTGAATACAATACGGAACTCATTCTCAAAGCCTTTGTGTTTACCTTATGTGGTGTCGGAGTGATTGTAGCAGGCTTATGGTTTGAACGCCATTTATTAGCCGTTGCTAAAACACAAAATCGTTAA
- a CDS encoding GDYXXLXY domain-containing protein, translating into MNDANLNETQSSVTLNQSPVVKKQIPAWKFWTPLLFQLILILAVPSQAFYTQVTGKTVILQTAPVDPYDFFRGYYQTLSYDISNLNTLQVLPGWKEIVKGEEYLPTGTLIYVTLEQPKDSTKSQHPSAWKPVKVSAEYPQNLSNNQIVLQGKSTGWSIEYGLERYYMPENQREQINSTITEAQMKDQQSFVVEVKVNAQGKAIPVSLWVRDRNYKF; encoded by the coding sequence ATGAATGATGCTAACTTGAATGAGACTCAATCTTCTGTTACTTTAAATCAGTCTCCTGTTGTTAAAAAACAAATTCCGGCTTGGAAATTTTGGACACCGTTATTATTTCAGTTAATTCTAATTTTAGCGGTTCCTTCTCAAGCCTTTTATACTCAGGTGACAGGAAAAACAGTCATCCTGCAAACTGCACCCGTTGACCCCTATGATTTCTTTCGAGGATATTATCAAACCCTGAGTTATGATATTTCTAATCTTAATACTCTTCAAGTGCTTCCCGGTTGGAAAGAAATCGTTAAAGGTGAAGAATATTTACCCACTGGAACCTTAATTTATGTCACCTTAGAACAACCCAAAGATTCAACAAAATCTCAACATCCTTCAGCCTGGAAACCTGTAAAAGTCAGTGCAGAATATCCTCAGAATTTATCTAATAATCAGATTGTTTTACAAGGAAAATCAACGGGATGGAGTATTGAATATGGTTTAGAACGGTATTATATGCCAGAAAATCAACGAGAACAAATTAATAGTACCATTACAGAAGCACAAATGAAGGATCAACAATCTTTTGTTGTGGAAGTTAAAGTTAATGCTCAAGGAAAAGCAATTCCTGTTAGTTTGTGGGTGCGCGATCGCAATTACAAATTTTAA